In the genome of Streptomyces sp. NBC_00190, one region contains:
- a CDS encoding aminopeptidase P family protein has product MADELTPETPEEEQPKKTHKQRKNGLYPGVSDELAESMRTGWADTELTGLEPIAQAAHTGARRAALSARFPGERLVVPAGRLKTRSNDTEYPFRASTEYAYLTGDQTENGVLVLEPTGETGHTATIYLLPRSNRENGEFWLSGQGELWVGRRHSLTEAEQLLGIPAKDVRELAEALTEAEGPVRNVRSHDSVIETALTDKVTKERDEELRVYLSEARAVKDDFEIGELQKAVDSTVRGFEDVVKVLDKAEATSERYIEGTFFLRARVEGNDVGYGSICAAGPHACTLHWVRNDGDVRSGDLLLLDAGVETHSLYTADVTRTLPINGTYTDIQRKIYDAVYESQEAGIAAVKPGAKFRDFHDASQHVLAEKLVEWGLLEGPVERVLELGLQRRWTLHGTGHMLGMDVHDCAAARTEAYVDGTLEPGMCLTVEPGLYFQADDLTVPEEYRGIGVRIEDDILVTEDGNRNLSAGLPRTSDEVEAWMARLKG; this is encoded by the coding sequence GTGGCTGACGAGCTCACCCCGGAGACCCCGGAAGAAGAGCAGCCCAAGAAGACGCACAAGCAGCGCAAGAACGGGCTGTACCCGGGCGTCAGCGACGAACTCGCCGAGAGCATGCGCACCGGCTGGGCCGACACCGAGCTGACCGGGCTCGAGCCCATCGCCCAGGCCGCGCACACCGGCGCCCGCCGCGCCGCCCTGTCCGCGCGCTTCCCCGGCGAGCGCCTCGTCGTCCCCGCGGGCCGCCTGAAGACCCGCTCGAACGACACCGAGTACCCCTTCCGCGCCTCGACCGAGTACGCGTACCTCACCGGCGACCAGACCGAGAACGGCGTCCTGGTCCTGGAGCCCACCGGCGAGACCGGCCACACGGCCACGATCTACCTGCTGCCGCGCTCCAACCGTGAGAACGGCGAGTTCTGGCTCTCCGGCCAGGGTGAGCTGTGGGTCGGCCGCCGCCACTCCCTCACCGAGGCCGAGCAGCTCCTGGGCATCCCCGCCAAGGACGTCCGCGAGCTCGCCGAAGCCCTCACCGAGGCCGAGGGCCCGGTCCGGAACGTCCGCAGCCACGACTCCGTGATCGAGACCGCCCTCACCGACAAGGTGACCAAGGAGCGCGACGAGGAGCTACGCGTCTACCTCTCCGAGGCCCGCGCCGTGAAGGACGACTTCGAGATCGGCGAGCTGCAGAAGGCCGTCGACTCCACCGTCCGCGGCTTCGAGGACGTGGTGAAGGTCCTCGACAAGGCCGAGGCCACCTCCGAGCGCTACATCGAGGGCACCTTCTTCCTGCGCGCCCGCGTCGAGGGCAACGACGTCGGCTACGGCTCCATCTGCGCCGCCGGCCCGCACGCCTGCACCCTGCACTGGGTCCGCAACGACGGCGACGTCCGCTCCGGTGACCTGCTGCTTCTCGACGCCGGTGTGGAGACCCACTCCCTCTACACCGCCGACGTCACGCGCACGCTGCCGATCAACGGCACGTACACCGACATCCAGCGCAAGATCTACGACGCGGTCTACGAGTCCCAGGAAGCCGGCATCGCCGCGGTGAAGCCGGGTGCGAAGTTCCGCGACTTCCACGACGCCTCCCAGCACGTGCTGGCCGAGAAGCTCGTCGAGTGGGGCCTGCTGGAGGGCCCCGTCGAGCGCGTCCTGGAGCTCGGCCTGCAGCGCCGCTGGACCCTGCACGGCACCGGCCACATGCTCGGCATGGACGTCCACGACTGCGCCGCCGCGCGCACCGAGGCGTACGTCGACGGCACGCTGGAGCCGGGCATGTGCCTCACGGTCGAGCCCGGTCTGTACTTCCAGGCCGACGACCTGACCGTGCCCGAGGAGTACCGCGGCATCGGCGTCCGGATCGAGGACGACATCCTCGTCACCGAGGACGGCAACCGGAACCTGTCGGCCGGGCTGCCCCGCACCTCGGACGAGGTCGAGGCCTGGATGGCGCGCCTCAAGGGCTGA
- a CDS encoding ATP-binding protein, whose translation MSIWWSLHLRREAASVPLARRLLLGTMETAGVDPDISFDLSVALSEACTNAVEHGGGGGVPDEAEAYHVTAYLDGDRCRIEVTDSGPGFPPATGTRHRPSLAEHGRGLHLIEELADHVRFRNRPGRGAVVSFDKMLKWRDDALLKVS comes from the coding sequence ATGAGCATCTGGTGGTCTCTCCACTTGAGGCGCGAAGCCGCGAGCGTGCCGCTCGCCAGGCGACTGCTGCTGGGGACGATGGAGACCGCGGGGGTGGACCCGGACATCTCCTTCGACCTCTCGGTGGCGCTGAGCGAGGCGTGTACGAACGCGGTGGAGCACGGCGGGGGCGGCGGTGTCCCGGATGAGGCCGAGGCGTACCACGTCACGGCCTATCTGGACGGAGACCGCTGCCGCATCGAGGTGACCGATTCGGGCCCGGGGTTCCCGCCCGCGACAGGGACCCGTCACAGACCCTCGCTGGCCGAGCACGGCCGGGGACTGCACCTGATCGAGGAACTCGCCGACCACGTCCGCTTCCGCAACCGGCCGGGCCGCGGCGCGGTGGTGAGCTTCGACAAGATGCTGAAGTGGCGCGACGACGCGCTGCTGAAGGTGTCGTAG